A stretch of the Neodiprion lecontei isolate iyNeoLeco1 chromosome 4, iyNeoLeco1.1, whole genome shotgun sequence genome encodes the following:
- the LOC107217353 gene encoding dynein regulatory complex protein 9, translating into MNAVAKTAKSSDVENQTKARTPQRNSYTQQRHSSSNALAKISAVTADQRRASEVGQATISSVRKDEQLAEDTRRKSAHMAVTNVMRISGSELEPNLQNYEETQSGQLEKSYKKETNEQKRVMVQEVPRDEQETTDDLIAKSKPRMQPFVGKAEPVASDIECTTPVSRRTIGNKGSSSDANVKSLTMDHQTATTLSSLEAASFYCVLQECLDFLSILRYVIPAEIDERWDERYKTIAELYGVPDEPKMIFREDMGLLPVIPSVAEKIQRDRTYAYEILRRTTSNIRENKTFESLELVIEDIVKTQEGERELQINWELWTEQAKQLQDLVDYDKLEFDDTRKQRIEMVRKVNADVDNSIFLNGSQLGYVERWEDAQLEKQELKLAQKEGELLSLKANCEKLEKADQIVSGEVRTYLEANTREMEDEIISWTSQYIEELERREQEMTELKDHIEGQLVELEELSLLRDARQVFIDEVLAEKERARKEEEYWREIHRVATLIQAQWRGYMVRKQIGPFKGLRARLKKRKGKGGKAQKMAGKGRKKPRTSPSKKKK; encoded by the exons ATGAATGCGGTAGCCAAG ACCGCAAAGTCTTCCGACGTGGAAAACCAGACCAAGGCGAGAACGCCGCAAAGAAATTCGTACACCCAGCAAAGGCACAGCTCGAGCAATGCCCTGGCAAAAATATCGGCCGTAACAGCCGATCAGCGACGAGCTTCGGAAGTCGGACAGGCGACTATTTCTTCGGTACGAAAAGACGAGCAGCTGGCCGAAGACACGCGAAGGAAGTCCGCCCATATGGCGGTGACTAACGTCATGAGGATTTCCGGCAGCGAATTGGAACCCAACCTGCAG AATTACGAGGAAACGCAAAGTGGGCAGTTGGAAAAATCttacaaaaaagaaactaacgaACAGAAACGGGTAATGGTTCAAGAAGTTCCGAGGGATGAACAAGAGACAACTGATGATCTTATCGCCAAGAGTAAACCGCGAATGCAACCGTTTGTGGGCAAGGCGGAACCGGTC GCGTCAGATATCGAGTGTACGACACCAGTCAGCCGGCGGACGATCGGTAACAAAGGTTCATCGAGCGACGCGAACGTGAAGAGTTTGACGATGGATCACCAAACGGCGACAACATTATCCAGCCTGGAAgcggccagtttttactgcgTTCTACAGGAATGTCTCGATTTCCTGAGCATCCTGCGCTACGTGATCCCGGCCGAGATTGACGAGCGTTGGGACGAGCGTTACAAGACCATCGCGGAACTTTACGGCGTGCCGGATGAGCCGAAAATGATATTTCGCGAGGACATGGGACTTCTGCCTGTGATACCCAGCGTTGCGGAAAAGATTCAGCGCGACAG GACTTACGCGTACGAAATTCTGAGGAGGACGACCAGTAACATCAGGGAGAATAAAACGTTCGAATCTCTGGAACTGGTTATCGAAGACATTGTTAAAACTCAAGAGGGAGAACGAGAATTGCAAATAAACTGGGAGCTTTGGACGGAGCAGGCCAAACAACTACAAGATCTCGTGGACTATGATAAACTAGAATTTGACGATACACGGAAGCAACGAATCGAGATGGTTCGGAAGGTCAACGCCGACGTGGACAACTCGATATTTCTCAACGGATCTCAACTTG GATACGTGGAGAGATGGGAAGACGCTCAACTTGAAAAGCAGGAATTGAAGCTGGCGCAGAAAGAAGGCGAATTGCTGAGCCTCAAGGCAAACTgcgaaaaattggaaaaggCTGATCAGATAGTATCGGGTGAAGTGCGAACTTATCTCGAGGCAAACACTCGGGAAATGGAAGATGAGATTATATCTTGGACAAGCCAATACATCGAGGAGCTTGAAAGACGAGAACAGGAAATGACTGAACTAAAG GATCACATCGAAGGTCAATTAGTTGAACTAGAGGAACTGAGCTTGTTGAGAGACGCCAGGCAAGTTTTCATCGACGAAGTACTAGCGGAAAAGGAGCGAGCTAGAAAGGAAGAGGAATACTGGCGAGAAATTCATCGGGTCGCCACCCTCATTCAGGCACAGTGGAGGGGGTACATGGTTCGAAAACAAATCGGCCCCTTCAAAGGGCTCCGAGCACGGTTAAAGAAACGCAAAGGCAAGGGTGGCAAAGCCCAGAAGATGGCTGGAAAAGGACGTAAGAAGCCTAGGACTTCACcctcgaaaaagaaaaaataa
- the LOC107217366 gene encoding balbiani ring protein 3 isoform X2 yields the protein MYDCRQGSRGLKHTIMNSICRPYERHVDLKPLPGFRFIPPTVSIKRCDGHCLAGLSCVPVSKRLVDVHVQVKRLNQVYGQPIMMCGVVKVEEHDQCRCKCQRTAKDCNDRQDYNVDSCSCDCKNGNQEKEDCERQMGKTWNDDECSCNCNELEVLCTNGQYWDEKQCKCVQ from the exons ATGTAtg ATTGCCGCCAAGGTAGTCGTGGTTTGAAGCATACCATTATGAACAGCATCTGCAGACCTTACGAACGACACGTTGATCTGAAACCCTTGCCAGGGTTTCGCTTCATACCGCCAACAGTTTCCATTAAACGATGTGACGGGCACTGCCTCGCCGGTTTATCATGTGTACCCGTGTCGAAAAGGCTGGTTGACGTTCATGTTCAAGTAAAACGTTTGAACCAAGTGTATGGCCAGCCGATAATGATGTGCGGTGTCGTGAAAGTTGAGGAACACGACCAGTGCAG GTGTAAATGTCAACGGACGGCGAAGGATTGCAACGATCGACAAGATTACAATGTGGACAGTTGTAGCTGTGACTGCAAGAATGGAAATCAGGAAAAGGAGGATTGCGAACGTCAAATGGGAAAGACATGGAACGACGACGAATGCTCCTGCAATTGCAACGAATTGGAAGTCCTCTGTACGAATGGCCAATACTGGGACGAAAAACAGTGCAA ATGTGTTCAATGA
- the LOC107217366 gene encoding vascular endothelial growth factor A isoform X1: MNFASFVLCIFVALLAIAQSQRILSNRSADYDVHNEINCRQGSRGLKHTIMNSICRPYERHVDLKPLPGFRFIPPTVSIKRCDGHCLAGLSCVPVSKRLVDVHVQVKRLNQVYGQPIMMCGVVKVEEHDQCRCKCQRTAKDCNDRQDYNVDSCSCDCKNGNQEKEDCERQMGKTWNDDECSCNCNELEVLCTNGQYWDEKQCKCVQ; encoded by the exons ATGAACTTTGCTTCGTTCGTTCTCTGCATTTTCGTCGCGTTGTTGGCAATCGCCCAAAGTCAAAGAATCCTGTCTAACCGCAGCGCAGATTATGATGTTCATAACGAGATCA ATTGCCGCCAAGGTAGTCGTGGTTTGAAGCATACCATTATGAACAGCATCTGCAGACCTTACGAACGACACGTTGATCTGAAACCCTTGCCAGGGTTTCGCTTCATACCGCCAACAGTTTCCATTAAACGATGTGACGGGCACTGCCTCGCCGGTTTATCATGTGTACCCGTGTCGAAAAGGCTGGTTGACGTTCATGTTCAAGTAAAACGTTTGAACCAAGTGTATGGCCAGCCGATAATGATGTGCGGTGTCGTGAAAGTTGAGGAACACGACCAGTGCAG GTGTAAATGTCAACGGACGGCGAAGGATTGCAACGATCGACAAGATTACAATGTGGACAGTTGTAGCTGTGACTGCAAGAATGGAAATCAGGAAAAGGAGGATTGCGAACGTCAAATGGGAAAGACATGGAACGACGACGAATGCTCCTGCAATTGCAACGAATTGGAAGTCCTCTGTACGAATGGCCAATACTGGGACGAAAAACAGTGCAA ATGTGTTCAATGA
- the LOC107217367 gene encoding uncharacterized protein LOC107217367: MNSDSHTCLPEAAVIGDLPRDEGSDNIAESVDELRAKLSRMKRLMEARKGTTLGDLSARKKKETSDIIDGNFLSWIFGSALAVILSVSFYAFYNLYNAVLKKFPPRHSEL, encoded by the exons ATGAATTCCGATTCTCACACCTGTTTGCCCGAGGCTGCTG TCATAGGCGACCTTCCCAGAGATGAGGGAAGCGACAACATTGCCGAATCTGTCGACGAGCTGCGAGCTAAGCTGAGCAGGATGAAACGTCTCATGGAGGCTCGCAAAGGAACTACTCTTGGTGACCTCAGTGCgcggaagaagaaggaaacaTCCGACATAATCGACGGGAACTTTTTATCCTGGATTTTCGGCTCCGCACTCGCCGTTATACTGAGCGTTAGCTTCTACGCGTTTTACAACCTCTACAACGCAGTACTAAAGAAGTTTCCTCCACGCCACTCGGAGctgtaa
- the LOC107217365 gene encoding CXXC motif containing zinc binding protein, translated as MVKVALQIKATLENIEELKTSGDDFRYYLKFTCGNCGEVSEKWNYVSQSESTPSKRGSGVNHFVSKCKLCSRENTMTIIEGSTQSYTAEDQGKFKTLAVFDCRGIEPAEFSARQGWVAKAIDGGKEFTDVDLSEGEWADYCEKIANPVGVYEIEHRFEKTK; from the coding sequence atggTAAAAGTGGCACTGCAAATTAAAGCGACGCTGGAGAATATAGAGGAACTGAAAACGTCGGGTGATgattttcgttattatttgaaatttacatGCGGCAACTGCGGCGAAGTATCGGAGAAATGGAACTACGTATCGCAGTCGGAATCGACGCCGTCCAAGCGAGGAAGCGGCGTGAATCATTTCGTCAGCAAATGTAAACTGTGTTCGAGGGAGAATACCATGACGATTATCGAAGGCTCAACGCAGTCATACACCGCCGAGGATCAGGGAAAGTTCAAGACACTCGCTGTTTTCGACTGCCGCGGCATAGAGCCCGCCGAATTTTCAGCTCGTCAGGGATGGGTGGCTAAGGCTATCGACGGAGGCAAGGAATTTACAGACGTTGACCTCAGCGAGGGCGAATGGGCTGattattgtgagaaaattgcTAATCCAGTCGGCGTTTACGAAATCGAGCACAGGTTCGAGAAGACCAAGTGA